The Podospora pseudocomata strain CBS 415.72m chromosome 3, whole genome shotgun sequence genome window below encodes:
- the EGT1 gene encoding Ergothioneine biosynthesis protein 1 (EggNog:ENOG503NW1H; COG:S): protein MWDLAGMTEMGKWMHGTEYGLHLLTKSKMSFSLIPSVYARSALPTISDWEAVWAAWDVVTREMLPHEELLEKPIKLRNACIFYLGHIPTFLDIQLSKTTKEPLTEPETYSLIFERGIDPDVDNPELCHAHSEIPDEWPSVEDVLAYQNRVRARVQSMYASGAESIPRHVGRAVWVGFEHELMHLETLLYMMLQSDRTLPPSHVPAPDWEKLAARARGEGVVNEWFDIPEQEITIGLDDPEDGTDIDNVYGWDNEKPVRRVKVHSFQAQGRPITNEEYAQYLYNTSSNKLPASWVEIPPSNHTNGTTSPLPESFLHNKAVRTIYGPVPLSLALDWPVFASYDELSSCATYMGGRIPTFFETRSIYQYAEELKKKKDVENQLGKTVPAVNGHLCNNGVEISPPATPTTTTASSDAGGETDLFIDLSDANVGLHNWHPVPVTGKGNKLAGQAEMGGVWEWTSSVLEEWEGFEAMGLYPGYTADFFDGKHNVVLGGSWATHPRIAGRRSL, encoded by the exons ATGTGGGACCTGGCCGGTATGACCGAGATGGGGAAGTGGATGCACGGCACAGAATATG GCCTTCATCTACTCACCAAGTCAAAGATGTCATTCAGCCTGATTCCTTCCGTCTACGCCCGCAGCGCCCTTCCCACCATATCGGATTGGGAGGCGGTTTGGGCGGCATGGGATGTTGTCACACGTGAGATGCTGCCGCACGAGGAGCTGCTTGAGAAGCCCATCAAGCTCCGCAACGCCTGCATCTTCTACCTCGGCCACATCCCCAccttcctcgacatccaGCTGAGCAAGACGACCAAGGAGCCGCTGACGGAACCGGAAACGTACTCGCTGATTTTTGAGAGAGGGATCGACCCTGATGTCGACAACCCCGAGTTGTGCCATGCCCACTCGGAAATACCTGACGAATGGCCCTCGGTGGAGGACGTCCTGGCCTATCAAAACCGGGTGCGAGCTCGCGTACAGAGCATGTATGCAAGCGGTGCCGAAAGCATCCCGCGGCATGTGGGTCGGGCGGTTTGGGTGGGCTTCGAGCATGAGCTCATGCACCTGGAGACGCTGCTGTACATGATGCTGCAGAGCGACAGGACGCTGCCGCCGTCGCACGTGCCGGCGCCGGACTGGGAGAAGCTGGCGGCcagggcgaggggggagggggtggtgaatgaGTGGTTTGATATTCCGGAGCAGGAGATCACCATAGGGTTGGATGATCCAGAGGACGGGACGGACATTGATAATGTGTATGGTTG GGACAACGAAAAACCTGTCCGCCGGGTAAAAGTCCACtccttccaagcccaaggccgccccatcaccaacgaagAATACGCTCAATACCTCTACAACACCTCGAGCAACAAACTCCCCGCCTCATGGGTGGAAatccccccatccaaccacaccaacggaaccacctcccccctcccagaaTCCTTCCTCCACAATAAAGCAGTCCGCACCATCTACGGCCccgtccccctctccctcgccctcgactGGCCAGTCTTTGCGTCATACGACGAActctcctcctgcgccaCCTACATGGGCGGACGCATCCCCACCTTTTTCGAAACCCGCAGCATCTATCAATACGCAGAagagctcaagaagaagaaggacgtgGAAAACCAACTCGGAAAGACAGTTCCCGCCGTGAATGGTCACCTCTGCAACAACGGGGTGGAGATTTCTCCCCCTGCTACCCCCACTACGACGACTGCTTCTTCTGATGCTGGTGGGGAGACTGATTTGTTTATTGACCTTTCAGACGCAAATGTCGGCTTGCACAACTGGCATCCTGTACCCGtgacggggaaggggaataAACTGGCTGGGCAGGCGGAGATGGGCGGTGTGTGGGAGTGGACTAGTTCTGTGctggaggagtgggaggggtttgagGCGATGGGGTTGTATCCAGGGTATACGGCTGATTTTTTTGACGGGAAGCATAATGTTGTTCTTGGGGGGAGCTGGGCGACGCACCCGAGGAttgcggggaggaggagtttgtga
- a CDS encoding hypothetical protein (EggNog:ENOG503P4C0; COG:S) codes for MADSEQQIKKYRGNCHCGAFVFEFEAPEIKSGVICNCSICYKKGYFAITPGVELKIVKDGGTIKQYQFGEKKWKHQFCSKCGTATYGTSEFFDPPMNMGINARCIQNLDIWALQERHVDSTAHPPPYTPPTHPGPLPSPQSIPDNQGTLYHGSCHCGAVTAALKVDHPFESQSYKGMLAECNCSHCIRGGYVWAYPTKDQLVISGRENLTWYGFNQKIVRKGSCKHCGVLVLAEPVPIQEGEEVSEEMRKFREGFKDIRPVNLRVVNQDELDVEGLRRGGRVRQVRRAGEGGEYVNP; via the exons ATGGCGGACTCGGAACAGCAAATCAAGAAATACCGCGGCAACTGCCACTGCGGTGCCTTTGTCTTTGAGTTTGAAGCCCCCGAGATCAAGTCAGGTGTGATTTGCAACTGCAGTATTTGCTACAAGAAGGGGTATTTCGCTATTACTCCGGGGGTTGAGCTGAAGATTGTCAAGGATGGGGGGACTATCAAGCAGTATCAGTTtggggagaagaagtggaAGCATCAA TTCTGCAGCAAATGCGGCACCGCAACCTACGGAACATCCGAGTTCTTCGACCCCCCGATGAACATGGGCATCAAT GCCCGCTGCATCCAAAACCTCGACATCTGGGCCCTCCAAGAGCGACA cGTCGACAGCACagcccacccacccccttaCACCCCCCCTACCCACCCCggccctctcccctcccctcagtCAATCCCAGACAACCAAGGAACCCTCTACCACGGCTCCTGCCACTGCGGCGCCGTAACCGCCGCCCTCAAAGTCGACCACCCCTTCGAGAGCCAATCCTACAAAGGCATGCTAGCAGAGTGCAACTGCAGCCATTGTATCCGT GGCGGCTACGTCTGGGCCTATCCAACAAAAGACCAGCTTGTCATTTCCGGGAGGGAAAACCTCACCTGGTATGGATTCAACCAAAAGATTGTCCGCAAAGGATCGTGTAAACACTGCGGGGTGTTGGTTCTTGCCGAGCCGGTGCCTATccaggaaggggaggaggtttcaGAGGAGATGAGAAAGTTTAGGGAGGGGTTCAAGGATATTCGACCGGTTAatttgagggtggtgaatcAGGATGAGTTggatgtggaggggttgagacggggggggagggtgaggcaggttaggagggcgggggaggggggggagtatgTGAATCCGTGA
- a CDS encoding hypothetical protein (COG:T; EggNog:ENOG503NY08) encodes MGPTARLIRLSTPSRIVPGLVKGRYLARRASSTSQNPNKEAPVAHHHRPPSHHHHHVTYSETDDAVPWLAKQPLHRLSLADLVKHGRPPLSAEALLSSARFTLSLLPIRLAHRIQALRNLPYIVVSNPNIRKIYNNYQHSLSTLLPWQGRTISNLEDEIRFTEVLAELVQTHTDTIPILARGFLECRKYISPGEVTRFLDQHLRARIGTRLVAEQHIALHYSSSPHFDPPSSPTPCPETPGYIGVIDTALRPASTVDSCGSFVADICELNYGVRPEWFINGSPETTFAFVPTHLEYIITELLKNAFRATVENGQSKSPVEITIAPEPPSSVTTPITLSPPSVSLGAFNKDHIQPLDDNAPGVTIRIRDRGGGIGPEVLPHIWSYSFTTFSENEDDPPGAWSDDALSVISAASSGGSSIAGLGYGLPLSRAYAEYFGGGIKVQSLHGWGTDVYLRLKGVGRIE; translated from the exons ATGGGCCCCACGGCGAGGTTGATACGGTTGTCGACGCCCTCCCGTATTGTCCCAGGACTTGTCAAAGGACGATACCTGGCGCGAAGGGcgtcatcaacatcacagAACCCTAATAAGGAAGCTCCCgttgcccaccaccaccgacctccgagtcaccaccaccatcacgtcACTTATTCCGAGACCGACGATGCTGTCCCGTGGCTTGCTAAACAGCCCCTACATCGATTGAGTCTGGCAGACTTGGTCAA ACATGGCCGACCACCCCTCAGCGCCGaagccctcctctcctcggcgcgcttcaccctctccctcctccccattcGACTAGCCCATAGGATCCAAGCCCTCCGCAACCTCCCCTATATCGTGGtgtccaaccccaacatccgCAAAATCTACAACAACTACCAACACtcactctccaccctcctcccctggcAAGGCCGCACAATCTCTAACCTCGAAGACGAAATCCGCTTCACTGAAGTCCTCGCCGAGCTAGTCCAAACCCACACCGACACCATCCCCATTCTCGCGCGGGGGTTCTTGGAGTGCAGGAAATACATCTCCCCCGGCGAGGTAACCCGCTTCCTCGACCAGCACCTCCGCGCCCGTATCGGGACCAGGTTGGTAGCCGAGCAGCACATCGCCTTGCATTATTCCTCCAGCCCGCACTTTgacccaccctcctcccctacACCATGCCCTGAAACCCCAGGGTACATCGGGGTCATTGACACGGCCCTCCGCCCGGCATCAACAGTCGACTCGTGCGGCAGTTTTGTCGCCGACATCTGCGAGCTCAATTATGGGGTGAGACCAGAATGGTTCATCAACGGCAGCCCCGAGACAACCTTTGCCTTTGTCCCCACGCACCTAGAGTATATCATCACCGAGCTCCTCAAGAACGCTTTCCGGGCCACAGTCGAAAACGGTCAGAGTAAATCCCCGGTGGAGATCACCATAGCTCCCGAGCCTCCTTCGTCCGTCACAACCCCCATCACGCTCTCCCCACCGTCTGTCTCTTTGGGGGCGTTCAACAAAGACCATATCCAGCCCCTTGACGACAATGCCCCCGGGGTGACGATCAGAATCCGGGATCGGGGAGGTGGTATCGGCCCAGAGGTGCTGCCGCACATTTGGTCTTACAGCTTCACCACCTTTTCGGAGAATGAGGACGATCCCCCTGGGGCATGGAGCGATGACGCGCTGAGCGTGATCTCGGCGGCGAGCAGCGGGGGGAGCTCGATTGCTGGGCTGGGGTATGGGCTGCCATTGAGCAGGGCGTATGCCGAGtattttgggggtgggatcaAGGTGCAGAGTTTGCATGGGTGGGGGACGGATGTGTAtttgaggttgaagggggtggggaggattgAGTAA